The Cylindrospermopsis curvispora GIHE-G1 genome contains a region encoding:
- the recN gene encoding DNA repair protein RecN — protein MLLSLRIENFALIDQLELDFGPGLNVLTGETGAGKSIILDAIDAVLGGRVSSRVIRTGTNRAVVEGTFSIAPFLATWLTEQEIDLIDDNSLVISREIIASGINIRSRSRVNGVLVNRQIMTNLRDRLVEITAQGQTLQVGQSAQVRDWLDLYGGEDIIQHRQKVSNAYTAYQEAYKNLEKRRRSEKERLQQLDLLTYQIQELTTANLHDPQEMELLNQERERLNHLVDLQQMSYKIHQSLYQNDAETPTAVDLLGASETILNHIVEFDPQLQPILELVRDALATVMEVGRQISMYGDGLEADPQRLEEVEERVRELKQICRKYGPSLSEAIEYYQRIQNELEELNSTEDSLESLEQQEQVCLQHLNQVCQQLTQLRLQSAINLESHLLAQLKPLAMEKVKFQVEITPIPPTSTGADKITFMFSPNAGEPIQPLTEIASGGEMSRFLLALKACFNQHDSVETMIFDEIDVGVSGRVAQVIAEKLRQLSEAQQVLCVTHQPLVAAMADRHFRVYKEVIEKNGNTEERTVVRVTSLDNLNTRRDELAQLAGGKSANQAIAFAESLLIQAAKLRVQD, from the coding sequence ATGTTGCTGTCCCTCAGAATTGAGAATTTTGCCCTAATCGACCAACTGGAGTTAGATTTTGGTCCAGGATTGAATGTTTTAACTGGGGAAACTGGTGCGGGAAAGTCGATTATTCTGGATGCGATTGATGCAGTTTTGGGTGGAAGGGTTTCTAGTCGGGTAATTCGCACTGGAACTAATCGTGCTGTGGTGGAAGGAACTTTCAGTATTGCTCCGTTTTTAGCTACTTGGTTAACTGAACAGGAAATTGATTTGATTGATGATAATTCTCTGGTGATCAGCAGGGAAATTATTGCATCTGGAATTAATATCCGCAGTCGTTCACGGGTAAATGGTGTGTTGGTTAATCGCCAAATTATGACTAATCTGCGCGATCGCCTGGTGGAAATTACTGCGCAAGGACAGACCCTACAGGTAGGACAGTCTGCTCAAGTCAGAGATTGGTTAGATCTCTATGGTGGTGAGGATATAATTCAACACAGACAGAAGGTGAGTAATGCTTACACTGCATATCAGGAGGCATATAAAAATTTAGAAAAACGACGTAGGTCAGAAAAGGAACGTTTACAACAGTTAGACCTACTAACTTATCAAATTCAAGAATTGACCACAGCAAATCTCCATGATCCACAAGAAATGGAACTATTGAACCAGGAAAGAGAAAGACTAAATCATCTGGTTGATTTGCAACAAATGAGTTATAAAATTCATCAGTCCTTATATCAAAATGATGCTGAAACTCCCACTGCTGTGGATTTATTAGGAGCTAGTGAGACCATATTAAACCACATTGTGGAGTTTGACCCTCAACTGCAACCCATTTTGGAGTTAGTTAGGGATGCGTTGGCAACAGTTATGGAAGTAGGAAGACAAATTAGTATGTATGGAGATGGATTAGAAGCTGATCCTCAAAGACTAGAAGAAGTAGAAGAAAGAGTAAGAGAGCTAAAACAAATCTGTCGTAAATATGGACCTAGTCTCTCAGAAGCAATAGAATATTATCAACGTATTCAAAATGAATTAGAGGAATTGAATAGTACGGAAGATTCCTTAGAAAGTTTGGAACAACAGGAGCAGGTTTGTCTACAACATCTTAATCAGGTCTGTCAACAGTTGACCCAATTACGCTTACAGAGTGCGATTAATTTAGAATCTCATTTGTTGGCTCAACTAAAACCACTGGCCATGGAAAAAGTAAAATTTCAAGTAGAAATTACCCCCATTCCACCCACCTCCACCGGTGCAGATAAAATCACCTTTATGTTCAGTCCCAATGCGGGGGAACCCATTCAACCACTGACAGAAATTGCTTCTGGTGGGGAAATGAGTCGATTTTTATTGGCTCTCAAAGCTTGTTTTAATCAGCATGATAGTGTAGAAACTATGATTTTTGATGAAATTGATGTGGGTGTTTCCGGGAGAGTTGCTCAAGTTATTGCCGAAAAATTACGTCAATTAAGCGAAGCTCAACAAGTATTATGTGTAACTCATCAACCCTTAGTCGCAGCTATGGCTGATCGACATTTCCGGGTTTATAAAGAGGTGATTGAAAAAAACGGTAATACGGAGGAGCGCACCGTAGTCAGAGTTACCTCTTTGGATAACTTAAATACTCGCAGGGATGAATTGGCCCAATTAGCTGGTGGTAAATCTGCTAATCAGGCGATCGCTTTTGCTGAATCTTTACTAATTCAAGCTGCTAAATTACGAGTACAGGACTAA
- a CDS encoding ArsC/Spx/MgsR family protein, with protein MARVIFYEKPGCKNNIRQKVLLTAAGHQVIAYSLLTEPWTKERLKSFFGDRPVVEWFNKTAPSVRSGEVNPENTDGETALLMMLKDPLLIRRPLLEVGNQREVGFDVEKIHAWIGLNSTDESLQVMTESLMQQDLQGCAHDKNHEHHH; from the coding sequence ATGGCTAGAGTGATTTTCTATGAAAAACCTGGATGTAAAAATAATATCAGACAAAAGGTTTTACTAACAGCAGCAGGTCATCAGGTAATAGCATATAGCTTATTAACAGAACCATGGACGAAGGAAAGATTAAAATCCTTTTTCGGCGATCGCCCGGTAGTAGAATGGTTTAATAAAACAGCTCCTAGTGTGAGATCAGGAGAGGTAAATCCAGAAAATACTGATGGGGAAACTGCTCTGTTAATGATGCTGAAAGATCCTCTATTAATTCGCCGTCCCTTATTAGAAGTAGGTAATCAAAGAGAGGTAGGTTTTGATGTGGAAAAAATCCACGCCTGGATTGGTTTGAACTCCACGGACGAGTCCTTACAGGTAATGACTGAAAGTCTCATGCAACAGGATTTGCAAGGGTGTGCTCACGATAAAAACCACGAACATCATCATTAG
- a CDS encoding DUF4145 domain-containing protein, with product MITSLNPEDIILTALEIFLNKDTGDFSSLAEQIEKSGYPSEKEIAALLDEWLENKPSLRKKYNKIFIQLRNERKTERQFLPRSQSTSPDGEALHKQKVKMLLSKMRDVVHVLNCVTCKGLVNAKEIDSYFTPIQKKDFMANSPDKIGTKYKFTFLQCTKCSQPFITRTEYSDNPEHYNDPTYGQPKTLYPTSEKTISSEVPTYIRTVLEESIRCYNNKAFIASVIMCVKALDYVCKDYKIEEGSLENKLKKMKEQEIIDQNLYDWADRLRVTENDFVHKNITFGAIDAQYMINFTYTVIDYIFTYRKKFEQFKQKSKPEGKN from the coding sequence ATGATCACAAGTCTTAATCCAGAAGATATAATTTTAACTGCACTGGAAATTTTTCTCAATAAAGATACGGGGGATTTCTCATCTTTAGCTGAACAAATTGAGAAATCCGGATATCCCAGTGAAAAGGAAATTGCTGCTTTACTAGATGAATGGTTGGAGAATAAACCTTCTCTCCGAAAGAAGTATAATAAGATATTTATACAACTCAGAAATGAACGGAAAACAGAAAGGCAATTTTTACCCAGATCACAAAGCACTTCCCCAGATGGGGAAGCTTTACATAAACAAAAAGTAAAAATGCTGCTCAGTAAAATGCGTGACGTTGTGCATGTATTAAATTGTGTGACTTGTAAAGGCTTAGTAAATGCCAAAGAAATAGATAGCTACTTTACACCAATTCAGAAAAAAGATTTCATGGCTAATTCTCCGGATAAAATTGGCACTAAATATAAGTTTACATTTTTACAATGCACTAAGTGCTCTCAGCCTTTTATTACTCGCACGGAATATTCTGATAATCCTGAACATTACAATGATCCTACCTATGGTCAACCAAAAACCTTATATCCCACATCTGAGAAAACTATTAGTTCTGAAGTACCTACATACATAAGGACGGTGTTAGAAGAGTCTATACGGTGTTATAATAATAAAGCATTTATTGCATCCGTAATTATGTGTGTAAAAGCTTTAGACTATGTATGTAAAGATTATAAAATTGAGGAAGGGTCCCTTGAGAATAAACTCAAGAAAATGAAAGAACAAGAAATTATTGATCAGAATCTTTATGATTGGGCTGATAGGTTGAGAGTCACAGAAAATGATTTTGTGCATAAGAACATAACTTTTGGTGCAATAGATGCCCAATATATGATTAATTTTACATATACCGTTATTGATTATATTTTTACATACAGAAAAAAATTTGAACAGTTTAAACAAAAGAGCAAACCAGAAGGAAAAAATTAA